A single genomic interval of Chloracidobacterium validum harbors:
- a CDS encoding esterase/lipase family protein, translated as MPSPIVIVAGHFLEWRAYLPLANRLRANPFNRRVWIAPIEPYHWWQSSGANFRPVIDVMAACIESVAEQTGESVTVVGHSAGGRLTRKFLGEDDYCGRRYAGHRFVNTVVCLGTPHHSWAPASSVSTRWANEHYPGTFFAPKIRYVSVNSRYIKGNSQGTLAERTAYALYESLLAAPGDVWGDGIVPEPCMTLDGAEVIQLAGVYHLPMPLTTWYDAPQILPQWAENI; from the coding sequence ATGCCCTCCCCCATTGTCATTGTTGCCGGTCACTTCCTCGAATGGCGGGCATACCTGCCACTCGCCAACCGCTTGCGTGCCAATCCATTCAACCGACGAGTCTGGATTGCGCCAATTGAGCCGTACCACTGGTGGCAGTCATCTGGGGCTAACTTTCGCCCGGTGATTGATGTGATGGCAGCGTGTATCGAAAGCGTCGCCGAACAAACTGGTGAGTCGGTCACTGTGGTAGGACACAGCGCCGGCGGGCGGTTGACACGGAAATTCCTGGGCGAAGATGACTACTGCGGCCGACGTTATGCTGGCCACCGGTTCGTCAACACGGTGGTTTGTCTTGGGACTCCCCACCATAGCTGGGCCCCGGCCAGCTCGGTTTCGACCCGCTGGGCAAATGAGCACTACCCCGGCACATTCTTCGCACCCAAGATTCGCTACGTGAGCGTGAACAGCCGTTATATCAAAGGCAATTCGCAGGGTACACTGGCCGAACGGACGGCCTACGCACTATATGAAAGTCTGCTCGCCGCGCCAGGGGATGTGTGGGGCGACGGCATCGTTCCCGAGCCCTGCATGACGCTCGACGGCGCAGAGGTTATCCAGCTTGCGGGCGTGTACCACCTGCCCATGCCATTGACAACCTGGTATGATGCGCCGCAGATTTTGCCTCAGTGGGCTGAAAACATTTAG
- a CDS encoding DNA-methyltransferase, which yields MTLDTIVHGDCLAWLRQLPSEMADLTFADPPFNLAKKYRSYDDHRGGEEYLDWCRQWLHELLRITKPTGSLCVHNIPKWLTHYAAFLNTQADFRHWIAWDALGMPLGKTLMPRHYGILFYAKDKRRQKFYEIRHPHRRCRKCGVLHKDYGGKKHGLHPFGPLVSDVWSDLHRIKHASRRDPHPCQLPETVLERIILMTTDAGDVVVDPFAGTGTTLVAARKLGRRYLGIELDAAYVAIARERLTQAHPVSRLGEVWVSQVRGALVTIRDCDWPQLQAYYAIPEPAAAIETAPIVFDWRLAAVASLPTLAAAQTPSARRRKTA from the coding sequence GTGACTCTCGATACCATCGTGCACGGCGACTGCCTGGCTTGGCTCCGGCAGTTGCCATCCGAGATGGCCGACCTGACTTTTGCCGATCCACCTTTCAATCTCGCCAAAAAGTATCGCAGCTATGACGACCACCGAGGCGGCGAGGAGTATCTCGACTGGTGCCGCCAGTGGCTACATGAGTTGCTGCGGATTACAAAGCCAACCGGAAGCTTGTGTGTGCACAACATTCCCAAGTGGCTAACCCACTATGCGGCTTTTCTCAACACTCAGGCCGATTTCCGGCACTGGATTGCCTGGGACGCGCTCGGCATGCCCCTCGGTAAGACCCTCATGCCCAGGCATTACGGCATCTTGTTTTATGCCAAGGATAAGCGGCGTCAAAAGTTTTATGAAATTCGGCATCCGCACCGGCGTTGTCGCAAGTGTGGCGTTTTGCATAAAGACTACGGCGGAAAAAAACACGGGCTGCATCCCTTTGGGCCGCTGGTTTCCGATGTGTGGAGCGACCTCCACCGCATCAAGCATGCTTCGCGCCGCGACCCGCACCCGTGTCAGTTGCCGGAAACCGTGCTCGAACGCATCATCCTGATGACTACCGACGCTGGGGATGTGGTAGTTGACCCGTTTGCCGGCACGGGCACGACACTGGTGGCGGCGAGAAAACTCGGTCGGCGCTACTTGGGGATCGAACTCGATGCCGCCTATGTCGCCATTGCGCGCGAGCGGCTGACACAAGCGCACCCTGTTTCCCGGCTAGGCGAGGTGTGGGTAAGTCAGGTGCGTGGGGCGCTGGTGACGATTCGGGATTGCGATTGGCCACAGCTCCAGGCTTACTATGCGATTCCGGAGCCGGCCGCCGCCATCGAGACAGCCCCGATTGTTTTTGACTGGCGGTTGGCTGCCGTGGCTTCACTTCCGACGTTGGCGGCTGCGCAGACGCCGTCGGCCCGGCGACGCAAAACAGCCTGA
- a CDS encoding 1,4-dihydroxy-6-naphthoate synthase translates to MTTLTLGYSPCPNDTYIFGALALGLVRPPGMTFDIRLADVQTLNEWAQAGTLDVTKLSFAALLTPEVTAHYDLLEVGAALGRNCGPLVVARESFSADTLRNKRIVTPGRLTTAHLLIRLFTNDAPVAAELPFERIMPAVVNGDYDAGVIIHESRFVYPTFGLTRILDLGMWWEQSTGLPLPLGGIAVRRTLDATQREQISQALRESLAYADAHPTAVQPYIAAHAQEMAADVQAQHIALYVNAFTRDLGDEGRRAIAALRRHAQGLSDPVQR, encoded by the coding sequence ATGACCACCCTGACGCTTGGCTACTCACCCTGCCCAAATGACACCTATATTTTTGGCGCGTTGGCGCTTGGACTGGTGCGGCCTCCAGGCATGACATTCGACATTCGGCTGGCGGATGTGCAGACGCTCAACGAGTGGGCACAAGCTGGGACATTGGATGTCACCAAGCTTTCTTTCGCGGCGCTGCTTACCCCAGAGGTCACGGCCCACTATGATTTGCTTGAGGTCGGCGCGGCACTTGGGCGTAACTGTGGCCCGCTGGTCGTGGCCCGCGAATCGTTTTCAGCGGACACCTTACGGAACAAGCGAATCGTTACCCCAGGTCGGTTGACAACGGCCCACTTGCTGATTCGCCTTTTCACAAACGATGCCCCGGTCGCCGCGGAACTGCCGTTTGAGCGCATTATGCCGGCGGTTGTGAACGGAGATTATGACGCGGGTGTGATCATTCATGAAAGCCGCTTTGTTTATCCGACCTTTGGGTTGACGCGCATTCTGGACTTGGGGATGTGGTGGGAACAGTCAACGGGGCTGCCACTGCCCCTGGGGGGGATTGCTGTCAGGCGGACGCTAGACGCAACCCAGCGCGAGCAGATCAGCCAGGCCCTTCGGGAGAGTCTGGCTTATGCCGACGCCCACCCAACCGCCGTCCAACCCTACATCGCGGCTCATGCCCAGGAGATGGCGGCAGATGTTCAGGCACAGCACATCGCGCTCTACGTCAATGCGTTTACACGCGACTTGGGTGATGAGGGGCGGCGGGCCATTGCCGCGCTCCGACGCCACGCGCAAGGGCTATCCGACCCCGTGCAAAGGTAG
- a CDS encoding DUF4351 domain-containing protein: protein MTQAIDHDRLFKELLTVLFMDFLELFAPDIAAFVDKTSLLFLDKELFTDVTQGERRAADLVVKCRLHDQDAYFLVHVETQATRRADFAERMFLYGARLYEKHRLPIYPIAVLSYDTPRNPEGDTFEFRVREWTPLRYTFQVVQLNRLNWRDFVNRPNPVASALMAKMGMADEERVRVKVECLRMLATLKLDPARTQLISGFVDTYLRLNDTEEVAFTAALAQLETTAQEVVMQIVTSWMEEGLRKGLQQGLEQGLEQGLEQGLEQGLAQGRKEGRELGEQVGEAKFALRVLRRQLGTAVDAESARIQALPTPLLEQLADDLLSFTRLEDLTAWLDNQGV from the coding sequence ATGACGCAAGCCATTGATCACGACCGCCTGTTCAAGGAACTCCTCACCGTATTATTCATGGATTTTCTTGAGCTTTTCGCCCCGGATATCGCGGCCTTCGTGGACAAGACTTCCTTGCTCTTTCTTGACAAGGAACTTTTCACTGATGTCACCCAGGGCGAACGGCGCGCAGCCGATCTGGTCGTCAAGTGCCGCCTGCATGACCAGGACGCTTACTTTCTGGTTCACGTTGAAACCCAAGCAACGCGCCGAGCCGACTTTGCCGAGCGGATGTTTCTCTATGGCGCGCGACTCTATGAGAAGCACCGGCTACCTATCTATCCGATAGCCGTGTTGTCCTATGATACCCCACGTAACCCCGAAGGCGATACGTTTGAGTTTCGGGTTAGGGAATGGACTCCGTTGCGGTATACGTTTCAGGTCGTCCAGTTGAATCGCTTAAACTGGCGCGACTTTGTGAATCGGCCAAACCCGGTGGCCAGCGCCTTGATGGCCAAGATGGGGATGGCGGATGAGGAGCGGGTGCGAGTCAAAGTTGAATGCCTGCGAATGTTGGCAACCTTGAAACTCGACCCGGCGCGGACGCAGTTGATTTCTGGTTTTGTGGACACGTATTTACGGTTGAACGATACCGAAGAGGTAGCGTTTACCGCGGCGTTGGCGCAGCTTGAGACGACGGCACAGGAGGTTGTGATGCAGATCGTGACGAGTTGGATGGAAGAGGGACTGCGGAAGGGGTTACAACAAGGACTGGAACAAGGACTGGAACAAGGACTGGAACAAGGACTGGAACAGGGGCTTGCACAAGGACGCAAAGAAGGACGCGAGCTGGGAGAGCAGGTTGGCGAGGCCAAATTTGCGTTGCGCGTTTTGCGACGGCAGCTAGGGACGGCGGTTGACGCTGAGTCTGCGCGTATTCAGGCGCTCCCAACCCCTTTGCTGGAGCAGTTGGCTGACGACTTGCTTAGTTTCACCCGACTTGAAGACTTGACCGCTTGGTTAGATAACCAAGGGGTCTAG
- a CDS encoding GNAT family N-acetyltransferase has translation MAVQEFRILEVSDPVTIANIQRLRAESWATTGLPATLFPSGKWCDPGEERPPFRHWAVFRGEDLVAAGRLSLHHALAEAPGGHLFAQLPCEIIPPIASLNRLVVHPSARRQGLSQKLDELRLAAARATGARTVLAYWSRITGMARYRSLENLGFVRVSEFDFCHEPPTGLVTAMILLWPHNIRQDGAHHAVDEHS, from the coding sequence ATGGCGGTTCAGGAATTCCGCATTCTGGAAGTCTCCGATCCGGTGACGATTGCCAACATCCAGCGACTTCGCGCGGAAAGCTGGGCGACCACGGGCCTGCCGGCTACGCTGTTCCCAAGTGGCAAGTGGTGCGACCCTGGGGAGGAGCGCCCACCATTTCGGCATTGGGCGGTGTTTCGGGGGGAGGATTTGGTTGCTGCCGGGCGGCTCTCGCTTCACCACGCACTGGCGGAGGCCCCTGGCGGGCATCTCTTCGCCCAACTGCCTTGTGAAATCATTCCGCCAATTGCTTCGCTCAACCGCCTGGTTGTTCACCCTTCTGCGCGCCGTCAAGGACTAAGCCAGAAGCTCGACGAACTGCGCCTTGCCGCCGCGCGCGCCACTGGGGCGCGGACAGTGCTGGCTTATTGGTCGCGCATAACCGGTATGGCGCGCTATCGCAGCCTTGAAAACCTTGGTTTCGTGCGCGTCAGCGAATTTGACTTCTGTCATGAACCACCGACCGGCTTGGTCACGGCGATGATACTTCTCTGGCCGCACAATATCCGCCAAGACGGCGCTCACCACGCCGTGGACGAACACTCTTGA
- a CDS encoding circularly permuted type 2 ATP-grasp protein produces MQTAVDDFHQLITDDPRGASADANQLDAALVARGILFAGKAMPVHLRPYLVSQSQRRQLESAAASVLRAALLAEKGLFGGNHEQLYEALHIQDRERKLLRVNPGYEDAVVWTRLDAFPTPDGVLFLEFNHDAPAGIGYAAAMTEIYLGLSILRRFAERYQLEPDEPRPALLAALLRAYRDFGGKTHPTIGIVDWTDVRTSADQIILRDYFIAQGYPSVIADPREVELRQGQLYAGDTRLDIVYRRVVTSELLTKLDETRAFTTAYETRAACFINSFRCRVSENKAFFAFLTDPAHIAFLPEEAQQCLLNHLPWTRIVTEQHTLLPTGERVDLCDYVVRHRTEFVLKPADAYGGTNVYVGSETDDTVWAQALRQAVTDDALWVVQQRVPTPVELFPVRQADGGFDFHPMKYNVNPFYLGGQIAGAVVRTSQSAVINVSAGGGSIPTFTVTPRA; encoded by the coding sequence ATGCAGACTGCGGTTGACGATTTTCACCAACTCATCACGGATGACCCACGTGGCGCGAGCGCTGACGCCAACCAACTCGACGCGGCGCTTGTTGCCCGTGGGATTTTGTTTGCCGGCAAAGCGATGCCGGTTCACCTGCGGCCATACCTCGTCTCCCAATCTCAACGACGACAGCTTGAGTCGGCTGCGGCAAGTGTTCTTCGGGCAGCGCTCCTGGCCGAGAAAGGTTTATTTGGGGGCAACCACGAACAACTTTACGAGGCTCTCCACATTCAGGACCGGGAGCGAAAGCTTCTCCGGGTGAATCCTGGCTACGAGGATGCCGTGGTGTGGACACGCCTGGATGCCTTCCCCACGCCAGATGGCGTGCTTTTCCTGGAATTCAACCACGACGCGCCGGCTGGCATCGGCTATGCGGCCGCCATGACGGAAATCTACCTTGGCTTATCTATCCTACGGCGCTTTGCCGAACGCTATCAGCTTGAACCAGATGAACCGCGCCCAGCCTTGCTGGCGGCTTTGCTTAGAGCCTACCGGGACTTTGGCGGAAAGACTCATCCCACGATTGGTATTGTGGACTGGACGGATGTTCGCACCTCTGCCGACCAGATTATCCTGCGGGACTACTTCATCGCTCAGGGCTACCCGTCCGTCATTGCCGACCCACGGGAGGTTGAGTTGCGGCAGGGGCAACTCTACGCTGGAGATACGCGGTTGGATATTGTGTACCGGCGCGTCGTGACCAGTGAACTCTTGACCAAGCTAGACGAAACGCGAGCGTTCACCACCGCCTACGAAACCAGAGCTGCCTGCTTCATCAACTCATTTCGTTGCCGGGTCAGTGAAAACAAAGCGTTTTTTGCATTTCTGACGGATCCGGCACACATCGCCTTTCTCCCAGAGGAAGCGCAGCAATGTCTCCTCAACCACCTTCCTTGGACACGCATCGTTACCGAACAGCATACACTTTTACCCACCGGGGAGCGGGTGGACCTCTGTGACTATGTTGTGCGCCACCGGACGGAGTTCGTGCTCAAGCCAGCCGATGCCTACGGCGGCACGAATGTCTATGTCGGCAGCGAAACGGATGACACGGTTTGGGCACAGGCCCTCCGGCAGGCGGTCACGGATGATGCTTTGTGGGTCGTGCAACAGCGCGTTCCCACCCCGGTCGAGCTGTTTCCAGTACGCCAGGCAGATGGGGGATTTGACTTTCACCCCATGAAATACAACGTCAACCCGTTTTACCTCGGGGGCCAGATTGCCGGCGCCGTTGTGCGCACCTCGCAAAGCGCCGTCATCAATGTGAGCGCTGGCGGCGGTAGTATTCCAACCTTCACGGTCACACCACGCGCCTAG
- a CDS encoding DUF4870 domain-containing protein, with the protein MTPQNPYQQPPYPPSNPYQSVPPGGGNQPGPLGLQPNVASMLAYAPCCVGLIMSIVFVITEKTNRFVKFHSWQGLFFHLSLLAIGILNSLFGTLLGQISGLLSLASYLLGLVIALAGLGLSIFLMLKAYGNETLKLPLIGDAAEKQS; encoded by the coding sequence ATGACCCCGCAAAATCCCTACCAACAACCACCCTACCCGCCGTCCAACCCTTACCAATCCGTGCCACCCGGCGGCGGGAACCAACCTGGTCCGCTCGGATTACAGCCCAATGTCGCCAGCATGCTGGCCTACGCGCCTTGTTGTGTCGGCCTTATCATGTCCATTGTCTTCGTCATCACGGAAAAAACCAATCGCTTCGTCAAGTTTCATTCCTGGCAAGGTCTGTTTTTTCATCTGTCTCTGCTTGCTATTGGAATTTTGAACTCGCTTTTCGGAACGCTCCTGGGCCAGATTAGCGGGTTACTTTCGCTCGCTTCATATCTACTGGGTCTCGTGATTGCTCTTGCCGGGCTTGGGCTATCCATTTTTTTGATGCTCAAAGCCTACGGGAACGAAACCCTCAAGCTCCCATTGATCGGTGACGCGGCCGAAAAGCAATCATAA
- a CDS encoding S1C family serine protease — MNLLRSQFFVSPWLWLGLLAWVGSVSLTASAQRPAARTASRSAPAITPFPNIADVVARANGGVVNIQSVAEDGGTSIGSGFCLDAKGEIVTNFHVIRDALKIGGPILTVTQDGRTLPASVRGYDEATDLALLEVDLGQKPLPTLPLGNSDAVRVGDWVIAIGSPFELDHTVTVGIISGKGRSGLDGAYDDFLQTDAAINFGNSGGPLVALTGEVIGINTLVLARGQGLGFAIPVNILKDVLPDLRTLGRVRRSSIGVEAVDISAFDRRGLGITGSARGVRVVKVERGLPGDQAGIRRDDVILAVDNTPVTSSGHFNRIVARSRLGTSLQIRIRREDKEYTVTATPIEKK; from the coding sequence ATGAACTTGCTCCGAAGTCAGTTTTTTGTTTCTCCGTGGTTATGGCTTGGCCTGCTCGCCTGGGTAGGAAGCGTCTCGCTGACCGCATCCGCGCAACGGCCAGCCGCCCGGACTGCCTCGCGCAGCGCACCAGCCATCACGCCGTTTCCAAACATCGCGGATGTCGTGGCGCGCGCCAATGGTGGCGTGGTCAACATACAGTCCGTCGCGGAAGATGGCGGGACTTCGATTGGCAGTGGGTTTTGCCTCGACGCTAAGGGTGAGATTGTCACCAACTTTCACGTCATCCGGGACGCCCTCAAAATTGGAGGCCCAATTTTGACCGTCACGCAGGATGGACGAACCCTACCGGCCAGCGTCCGGGGATATGACGAGGCAACTGATCTGGCGCTGCTCGAAGTTGATTTAGGGCAGAAACCGCTTCCGACGCTTCCACTGGGAAACAGTGATGCCGTACGGGTTGGGGACTGGGTCATTGCCATTGGAAGCCCATTTGAACTCGACCATACGGTGACGGTTGGCATTATCAGTGGCAAGGGACGCAGTGGGCTAGATGGCGCTTATGATGATTTTCTGCAAACGGATGCCGCCATCAACTTCGGCAACTCAGGCGGACCGTTGGTGGCGCTCACCGGTGAAGTGATCGGCATCAACACCTTGGTTCTCGCGCGTGGACAAGGTCTAGGCTTCGCGATCCCAGTCAACATTCTCAAGGATGTCCTCCCTGACCTGCGGACGCTCGGACGGGTCCGGCGGAGTTCAATTGGGGTTGAGGCCGTGGATATTTCAGCCTTTGACCGGCGTGGATTAGGCATTACCGGTTCAGCCCGCGGCGTTCGGGTCGTCAAGGTCGAACGGGGGTTGCCCGGCGACCAGGCCGGCATTCGGCGGGACGATGTCATCTTGGCCGTTGACAACACGCCGGTTACGTCAAGTGGTCACTTCAACCGGATTGTGGCTCGCAGCCGTCTGGGCACATCGCTCCAGATTCGAATTCGTCGTGAGGACAAGGAATACACCGTCACCGCCACACCAATTGAAAAGAAATAG
- a CDS encoding serine/threonine protein kinase encodes MVYEVLKVIGSGAHAIVHLARDSTTGDLYAVKEFLGGGKAAHLFFRELSSLIALQHPNIVRCFDVIYGQGNQRNKLVLEYAAGGSLRDVLNERGKLPVPEALHVLRDVTLGLDYAHRQQILHRDLKPENILVFPDASTGTVTYKVADLGIANHLANVFDQQKPNGSPAYMAPEQFYDFSTYASDLYSLGIIFYEILTGDRPFHGLPEELFAKHAKQPPDLRPIPEQVRPLVSALLCKSPRERVKSAQDLWQALDAQLTPSTPTSLPATSLVSPQVDTPNLEQAQRLEPWFTVELAGSQRLFVLNPAQRPTVYIADDRTTGFLELERRRFVPYFLPERITAAATPSLAATTSYFATNQSLYAMRAGAVTPQRLFQVRFPVKSLAVTPSETLLILASHTQAAGYSLEGRQLWEIALCNYLQPPHIVALSDDDILVNSGPIRPTITCLDAQGSVKYQASLPSPALTVMRSQVGGDFHTILFGDGNQQAMRLVTFAKNQALAEMDLGEPIYAVNNHGQFVTFFHSSGKISLVSDGLPIAEYQPAGMILDDAWVPVARAYLTIERQPPRTLIQVFHLTEIPSPSP; translated from the coding sequence ATGGTATATGAAGTTCTCAAGGTCATTGGTAGTGGAGCGCACGCCATCGTTCACCTAGCGCGGGATTCGACGACTGGCGATCTCTATGCGGTCAAGGAATTCCTGGGCGGCGGCAAGGCCGCCCATCTCTTTTTCCGTGAACTCTCGTCACTCATTGCGCTTCAGCATCCAAATATCGTTCGTTGCTTTGACGTGATTTATGGCCAAGGCAACCAGCGCAATAAACTTGTGCTTGAGTATGCCGCTGGCGGGAGTTTACGGGATGTCCTGAATGAGCGGGGGAAGCTGCCCGTCCCAGAAGCCCTACACGTCCTACGCGACGTAACGCTCGGGTTGGATTACGCGCACCGCCAACAAATCCTCCACCGCGATCTCAAGCCCGAAAACATCCTTGTCTTTCCCGATGCGTCAACTGGCACCGTGACATATAAAGTGGCTGACCTTGGCATTGCCAACCACCTGGCAAATGTTTTTGATCAGCAAAAACCCAACGGCTCACCGGCCTACATGGCCCCTGAGCAGTTTTATGACTTTTCAACCTATGCCAGCGACCTCTATTCGCTCGGCATTATTTTCTATGAAATCCTCACGGGCGACCGGCCGTTTCATGGCTTGCCAGAGGAGTTGTTTGCCAAGCACGCCAAGCAGCCCCCGGATTTACGTCCAATCCCAGAGCAGGTCCGGCCGCTCGTGTCCGCCCTGCTCTGCAAGTCGCCGAGAGAGCGGGTCAAATCAGCTCAAGACCTCTGGCAGGCGCTGGACGCGCAGCTCACACCATCAACCCCCACGAGCTTACCAGCCACGTCACTAGTAAGCCCCCAGGTGGACACGCCAAACCTTGAACAGGCGCAACGCCTCGAACCCTGGTTCACGGTTGAGCTGGCGGGGAGCCAGCGGCTCTTTGTTCTGAACCCGGCGCAGCGGCCAACAGTCTATATTGCTGATGACCGCACAACCGGATTTCTTGAGCTTGAGCGGCGGCGCTTCGTTCCCTATTTCCTGCCGGAGCGGATCACGGCTGCCGCCACGCCAAGCCTTGCCGCCACAACCAGCTACTTTGCAACGAACCAGAGTCTCTATGCCATGCGCGCTGGCGCGGTCACGCCACAGCGACTGTTCCAGGTTCGCTTTCCAGTCAAGAGTCTGGCGGTTACGCCCTCTGAAACGCTGCTCATCCTAGCCAGCCATACCCAGGCGGCCGGCTACTCGCTGGAAGGGCGGCAACTTTGGGAAATTGCGCTGTGCAACTACTTGCAGCCCCCCCACATCGTGGCCCTGAGTGACGATGACATCTTGGTCAATTCCGGTCCAATCCGTCCGACGATCACTTGTCTGGATGCTCAGGGCAGCGTCAAATATCAGGCAAGCCTGCCATCGCCAGCACTGACGGTTATGCGCTCACAGGTCGGCGGTGATTTTCACACAATCCTTTTCGGAGACGGCAATCAGCAAGCCATGCGGCTCGTTACCTTTGCCAAAAACCAAGCATTGGCGGAAATGGACTTGGGCGAGCCAATCTACGCGGTGAACAACCACGGACAGTTTGTGACCTTCTTTCACTCATCTGGAAAGATTTCGCTTGTTTCGGACGGATTACCAATTGCTGAATATCAACCAGCCGGTATGATACTTGACGATGCCTGGGTACCGGTGGCACGCGCCTACCTGACCATCGAACGACAACCACCACGCACGCTTATCCAGGTTTTCCACCTCACTGAAATCCCTTCGCCGTCGCCTTAG
- a CDS encoding globin family protein codes for MTSPATVLSPHRHPDLASIFRQAEGKYFTDAEFAKLESIYPNLSPQIAAAKDVRAKETGIVGRSVKEIYTMYPYEQHHDHATAKCVRDARYVLAYATLAMLIDDTRWFEDKLLIWMKTILQAFDFPEHGQTEAMREAFAKIDPTLAAKLKPFKGKVKSIYHMYYVVKRECQQELDAASFRLMAPYLDLAMNVLSEEYGA; via the coding sequence ATGACATCACCGGCCACCGTACTTTCACCTCACCGTCACCCTGACTTGGCCAGCATCTTCCGTCAAGCTGAGGGCAAGTACTTTACTGACGCTGAGTTTGCCAAGTTAGAAAGCATCTATCCAAATCTGTCGCCGCAGATTGCGGCTGCCAAGGACGTGCGCGCAAAGGAAACCGGCATCGTCGGACGCAGCGTCAAGGAAATCTACACGATGTATCCCTACGAGCAGCACCACGACCATGCCACGGCCAAGTGTGTTCGTGACGCGCGCTATGTGCTCGCCTATGCGACACTCGCCATGTTGATTGACGACACGCGCTGGTTCGAGGATAAGCTACTGATTTGGATGAAAACCATCCTTCAGGCTTTTGATTTTCCAGAACATGGTCAGACCGAAGCCATGCGTGAGGCATTTGCCAAGATTGACCCCACGCTGGCCGCGAAACTCAAGCCATTCAAGGGTAAGGTCAAATCCATCTATCACATGTACTATGTTGTCAAGCGCGAGTGTCAGCAGGAACTTGACGCCGCCAGTTTTCGGCTGATGGCGCCCTACCTTGACCTCGCCATGAATGTACTTTCAGAGGAGTATGGCGCATGA
- a CDS encoding V4R domain-containing protein → MAINVADGGIKNYHNYFVPEEFLARDARTRTIRLRDGQRGVYASEDFIASLHTGLNDEVGDASNLVMYKCGYEWGVSDMKRFAEKMRHEFGGGKLDIWQMNRKFVLESWWWPLTIEGWGAWAIDFSFEKQGMVFVTIKNSAVAKAMEQVGKPVCYMYAGMFAGVFSVFDREERGGIEVQCYSMGNDCCKFIVGSQKKVNAAEFWRREGATAQEIMTKLVD, encoded by the coding sequence ATGGCAATCAACGTAGCCGATGGTGGCATCAAGAACTACCACAACTATTTCGTCCCTGAAGAATTTCTCGCGCGTGACGCGCGAACGCGCACGATTCGGCTCCGCGATGGGCAGCGCGGGGTTTACGCCTCGGAAGACTTCATTGCCAGCCTGCACACCGGGCTGAATGACGAAGTTGGCGATGCCTCAAACCTCGTTATGTACAAATGCGGTTACGAATGGGGTGTGAGCGACATGAAGCGCTTTGCCGAGAAAATGCGTCACGAGTTCGGCGGCGGGAAGCTCGACATCTGGCAAATGAATCGCAAGTTTGTGCTCGAATCCTGGTGGTGGCCGCTGACCATCGAAGGCTGGGGAGCCTGGGCGATTGACTTTAGTTTTGAAAAACAAGGCATGGTGTTCGTCACTATCAAGAACTCCGCCGTGGCCAAAGCCATGGAGCAGGTTGGCAAGCCCGTTTGCTATATGTACGCCGGGATGTTTGCGGGTGTTTTCAGCGTGTTTGACCGTGAAGAACGTGGCGGCATCGAGGTTCAGTGCTATTCGATGGGCAACGACTGCTGCAAGTTCATCGTCGGCTCCCAGAAGAAAGTCAACGCGGCTGAGTTCTGGCGGCGGGAAGGCGCGACCGCCCAGGAAATCATGACCAAGTTGGTTGACTGA
- a CDS encoding 2Fe-2S iron-sulfur cluster-binding protein: MKSLTLQPINKTISVKTDTKVLDTLLASQCEVAMACGGMGLCATCHVFVIRGEEALTPRTEREIRTLGTITGATARSRLSCQARVIGDGVVVELPEGMYLQDIEDLRVLVGKRAEIPIMHPRDGRVLIERGKIITKSRILELEGEDFDMTKLAASAS; encoded by the coding sequence ATGAAGTCCCTGACCTTACAGCCAATCAACAAGACGATTTCAGTCAAGACCGACACCAAGGTACTGGACACCCTGCTCGCCTCACAGTGCGAAGTCGCCATGGCCTGCGGAGGCATGGGGCTATGTGCGACCTGCCACGTTTTTGTTATCCGGGGTGAAGAAGCGCTCACACCACGCACGGAGCGCGAAATCCGTACGCTCGGCACGATCACTGGGGCGACGGCCCGTTCCCGCCTCTCTTGCCAAGCCCGTGTGATCGGTGACGGCGTTGTTGTTGAACTACCCGAGGGGATGTACCTTCAAGATATCGAGGACTTGCGCGTTCTGGTCGGGAAACGCGCTGAGATTCCGATCATGCATCCGCGCGACGGGCGTGTCCTTATCGAGCGAGGAAAAATCATTACGAAGTCAAGAATTCTGGAGCTTGAAGGCGAAGATTTTGATATGACCAAGCTAGCAGCGTCGGCCTCCTGA